The region TACTTTGCAATGAAGGTAATGGACAAGGCATCCTTAGCCAGCAGGAAGAAGTTGAATAGGGCTCAAACTGAGAGGGAGATTCTACAGCTTCTGGATCATCCATTCCTACCAACTCTGTATACACATTTTGAGACTGATAGGTTCTCGTGTCTGGTCATGGAATTTTGTCCGGGTGGCGACTTGCACACTCTGCGACAGAAACAGCCAGGAAAATATTTCTCCGAGTATGCAGCAAGGTATATTAAATCATGAGCCAGTTCCTTACAAAAATATAACTTGTATTTTCATATTGTATTCACATTCAGTAATTTGTTTGTCAAGTTTAGTACTCCATTTGCTATCAATTTAATGTAGCTTAGAGTTATTACAATTTCTGCTTTTTAATATTAGACAGTTGAGCCTGAAGCATAATTTCCGAACTGTGCAAGGATTCCGGGTTGGAAATGGTTTCCGCAAGGGAAGGAATTCTGTATAGCTATAGTTTGATGGGAAACTTATCTTTTGGGGCTCAGGAAGCAGCTAATGTAGTGTTGCCCGGTTACTCGGGCAGAATTTCTGAATAAGGtcctatgactgttatatgatggtgTGCGAGAAATGTTATTTGTTCAAATGTAGTCTGCAGGTGTGCTCGTAAATGGTGCATACATTTATAGATTGAAATGTAGGCAGCCTGGTTGAAATGATTTTGGGATATTATAAACCGTGCTCCAATTAGCTTTTGCTTTAGCATCTTATCCTTCAATACCAGATTTTTGGTATTCCGAAGCTTATCATATATACCTAGTTGGCTAGTTGCAACTAAAAGCACTGATATTGTGCTCTCTGATTTTGAGCAGGTTTTATGCTGCAGAAGTTCTTCTAGCTATTGAGTATCTGCACATGCTGGGAGTCGTTTACAGGGACCTGAAGCCAGAAAATGTTCTGGTGCGTGATGATGGCCACATAATGCTTTCAGATTTCGACCTCTCCCTGAGATGTGCAGTGTCACCTACACTAATCAGGACATCGGCCTTTGATTCTGATCCCAGAAGGGCGGGTGGTTCATTCTGTGTGCAACCTACTTGCATGGAACCTACTTCAGCCTGTATTCAGCCCGCTTGTTTCATGCCCAAATTGTTCGGTCAGAAGAGCAAGAAAAAGACCAGAAAGACAAGGTCTGAGCTGGGACAGAGTGCCATCAACCTGCCCGAGCTCCTCGCAGAACCAACATCAGCTCGATCGATGTCAtttgttggaactcatgagtacttgGCCCCAGAAATCATCAAAGGCGAAGGCCATGGAAGTGCGGTCGACTGGTGGACCTTTGGTATCTTCTTGCACGAGCTTCTATACGGCAAGACACCATTCAAGGGGTCAGGCAACCGCGCCACGCTGTTCAACGTGGTCGGTCAGCAGCTAAAGTTCCCCGAGTCGCCGTCGACGAGCTACGCTGGCAGGGACCTCATCAGGGGGCTCCTGGCCAAGGAGCCGCAGCAGCGCCTCGGCGTGAAGAGGGGCGCGACGGAGATAAAGCAGCACCCGTTCTTTGAGGGCGTGAACTGGGCTCTCATCCGGTGCAGCACGCCCCCAGAGGTCCCGAGGCCCGTCGAGGCGGAGCTGCCCATGAAGTACGGGGTGTCGGAGGCAGTCGCGAGCACCAACAAGAGGGTGGTCGGCGCGGACGCCAAGTCCGGTGGGAAGTACCTTGACTTTGAGTTCTTTTAGAGTTTGCGCCTTAGCGGCAGACCTTTTGTTTGCATACTGTTGGTGTTGTTGGGTCAGTGTGGTGTTGTGATTTCTACGGTGCTGTTTATGTCAGTCACCGCTGTTACAAATTTCTTGCATCTGATCTGGCCAAGATTAGCTAGTAGTGTGTTTGATCTCCATATCCTGATGGAAATAGCCTGTCTCTGTTTCTAAACATGTTTTGCGTGCTACAGATTTTGCATTGCAGAAACACTCTGAAGAGTGGCATCTTCGGGGTTTTGCGCCATCACTAGGGCAAACAGGCATTCTGACTGACCAGTTCCCCTCGTATTGGTTACACCCCCACCCTGTTGTTTATTTCCTGGCTGTAGAATTAAAGAATATAATTGTAGCTATGGTAAATGTATGTTTATTTCGGTGAGTTATCCCTTTCACAAAGAAAAAGGAGATGCAACGAATGATCTTTTTTTTTGACGGGAAATATTTAGAGCTTTATTCAACGATCCAAGCCCCTGCAGAATCTGCAAGGAGGCTAGTTACAATGATGTTAGATACTGAGTCAAACCAACATTCTGTTACATCCAATGTGCTCGCATGTCTAGCACACAGGTGAGCAGGGTAGTTGGCTGACCTCGAAATATGTTGAATGCGAAAGACTTAAAACTAGTAGAGTGCTCCAGTATTTCGGACAGGATGGATGCCACAACTGTCCTATCATCATGACGCGAGTTCTAGAGATTAACGACCTCCAGACAGTCGGATTCCATCATGACTTTTCTCGTAGCCCCTGAGCTTAGCAAAGATgacacctgtaacgccccggatacaattttccatattcgtaactccgactcttgccatttccggctatgtgatttattttcctccgtggttgggttttgtcggttgttttgcttttgttcttgttatgcatctcgtatcATATCAtctttcgcattgcatcggcatcattttcataaaacttgcatccgttcgggttacgccggttctctccgttgtccgttctgagcccgaccacactcgcatgcgcccgcggcaaccttcgaaatattattttataagtggcataaaaatgttctcggaatgggttgcaacttgtcgtgcggtcttattatagtgtagacaggccgcctgccaagtttcgtcacattcggagtccatctgatagcccaaccgttaaacatatcgataccattgccggtaccttcgtcggacgtttcggtctccgaaactgttgccgggcctctcttctcttctctcctctcagctcgaGGCCTCTCATCACAGCCCACTAGTTAGCCTAGCCCACCTACCTAACCCCCCTCCGCTCTggaccgtccgatcgagatcgaacggctccgaaacggcctcaaacccccctaaccctagcaaaactgctatatatagcagccccccttgtcatttttgggccttctcctccctcctcctcgaaatccgtgccccccaatcatcagccagccgcctcccacctcctctcctccatTTCCGCGCCTCTCCAGCCCCTGCTCGCCACttggcgtcgccgccgccgcgccccggacCAATCCGGGCGCGCCACGTCACCCAGTGCGCCGTTCCCCTCCACTCACGCGCCTCCACGCGCCCCCCTTCCCCGCGGCCCTGCCAGGCCCATCTgggcgccgccggagcccgccGTGGGCCGCGACCGGGCCCGACCCCGAGCGCCCCAGCGCCTCGCCTCCTCGCCCGCTCCAACCCCGCTCGCCGGAGCCTCGCTGCTCCCGCGCCGCAGGCCGGAGCCGCCGCCAGCGACCTTCCAGGCTGGACCTCGCCCTCGCGCCttgctccttcctccttcctctcttTGTCCCCCTCACGCTCTCTCTTCTCCTCGCAGAACCGCAGCCGCCGCTTGctgtcaccgtcgccgtcgccgaccTCCTCGCCCCTCCTCGGCCTCGTCCGCCGCCGGATCCGGGATCCCCGAGGCCGGATCTGCCCGTTCCCGACCTCGGGGGCCTCGCCGGACCACCCCCCCTGTCGTCCCCGTTGAGGATCACCGCTGCCGTCCCTGCACCCTGCCCGTGCGCGAGCAGGGCGACGATGACCTCCCTCCCGCGTGGGCCTCCGCAGCCGAAGCCTGCGCCAGGTCCAGCCGCAGCCAGCCAGGCCCAGCGCCCCCTCTGCCAGGCCTCTCCaccgactgggccgagcccatgggtgagcagcccccagcACTGTTCAGATTCGGCCCAGTATAGTGTTTTTTCCTGCGCtgtgaatttgtctatttatccagtatttacagttttgcagaaacccccccgagatttcatgcattaataacgtcataaccgtgcatcggattaaaatgttttatatatgtaaaatgatcagaaaattgtgtagattaataatttgtcacttccatccatgtttaaaatgtttaacatgttgtttgtgtttattttgcataatgtcatgctaaaatgatttatttcataactaaataaccgtagctccattttaaataaactttatatgtaaatggggtggaaaaatgcctagattaacatggtccactttatgttcctgtttaacaacaataaaattgtgtttagggcagaacagtaccaaaactagattatggacatgaggattttccggaattatggtttgttgtttccggcctcatttaaacttgcctagataggtagtttaattatgcctcacctcttgccatgtttaacaacatttaatattgttgtgtacctaaccgagagagaactaaataattgcttgtggtgttttgtcaatatgcaactcgttgcatattgagctccacttaacttgtagtattgtttgttgcactttgccatgccatgcctcattaaaccggacatgcatcatacttgattgtgcatcatgccatgattatgcttgtgtgcttactatgttgcttgcttctttccggtgttgcttcttagttccggtaacgttgtgttcgtgaggattcgttcgtctgtcttcttcatggactcgttcttcttccttgcgggatctcaggcaagatgaccgctaccctggatctcactactatcattgctatgctagtttcttcattctatcgctttgctgcgctacctatcacctatttattcgagccatcccatattgccatgaacctctaacctttgacacctttcctatgcaaaccattgactggctctgttaccacttttgctcagcccctcttatagcgttgctagttgcaggtgaagttgaagatttctccatggtggacaggattttggttgggatatcacagtatctcttatattattaatgcatctatatacttggtaaagggtggaagactcggccttatgcctggtgttttgttccactcttgccgccctagtttccgtcataccgatgttatgttcccggattttgcgttccttacgcggtcgggtgatttatgggacccccttgacagttcgctttgaataaaactcctccagcaaggcccaaccttggttttaccatttgcctcacctagccctttttcccttgggagtcgcgctctcgagggtcatctttatattattattatcccccccgggccagtgctcgttgtgagtgttggtccaaactgtcggccgccggtggccaccaggggcaactctgtgctggcctaccggaagtctagacaatccggtgtgccctgagaacgagatatgtgcagctcctatcgggatttgttggcacatccaggaggctttgctggtcttgttttaccattgtcgaaatgtcttgtaaaccgggattccgagtctgatcgggtcttcctgggagaaggtctattccttcgttgatcgcgagagcttgtcatgggctaagttgggacacccctgcagggtataatctttcgaaagccgtgcctgcggttataggcagatgggaatttgttaatgtccggttgtagacaacttgacaccagatccgaaataaaatgcatcaaccgcgtgtgtaaccgtgatggtctcttctcggcggagtccgggaagtgaacacggtttctgggttatgtttgacataagtaggagttcatgatcacttcttgatcattgctagcttcacgaccgttccgcttgctctcttctcgctcttatttgcgtatgttagccaccatatatgcttagtcgctactgcagcctcaccactttaccccttcctttccctttaagctttgctagtcttgatacccatggtaatgggattgctgagtcctcgtggctcacagattactacaacaacagttgcaggtacaggtttatgtgatgatcatgacgcgagagcgatgcttgcttgcgttgagttcttcttctgcttcctcttcgatcaggggataggttctaggtcggcagcctgggctagcagggtggatgtcgtttgagtttttgtttgtgttccatccgtagtcggatgatgttcgtatgtatgatgatgttgtattcatgtggcattgtatgccttatgtatgtatccccatctattatgtaaagttgatgtaatgatatccaccttgcaaaagcgtttcaatatgcgggtctatccttggtgggaccttcgagttccttttggatagggtcgcatattgggcgtgacaagttggtatcagagcctcgaccgaccctaggagcccccttgtttgttggccgttgttgagtctagaagaaaactattttgagtcttaggattatatatattggagagtaggattctttttactcctcagcccccttcgtcgctctggtgaggtcttctgacgtagatgttttgtctttcctctcctcaaatttcactaaaaaaaatttttaggatcatgcgggtatcttggaatcgttcaatggttttgtgacgagaacattattcttggtgcctcttgtctaTTTATGtgactttgacccggggagttgagctccgaggtgttgtcgtcacaattttatcgttgctgttctggaatacctgagctttgccgacatcgaaaatctcttttgtacagttgttggtgagataaccccgataacccagtactggggcgagctcgggagtattgccataactcgtataacggatgcttttcgaaggttgaggtacacgatttccgaaggtttcttggttatgtgttgacggatggatacaactggatgtaggtattgttagtttgggtgagatatattgcttcccctgtatccccaacaccagattgcataaccagaaagttttgggagttttataggtgggaattcaagtagctcctagaatatcttttcgacagatgcatgatatgagattggggctcgacgtctagtggtccgcctttccacggtcgtttttacagtggtctcgttgtgtcttaaagaacccttggctatgctggttcggggacacttcgtatgtcatgtgcacttccttgtacatgatggtgctgtacactcgagcccgtgtgggccccaccacgaaaacttcggacggaatctctatcatatgtttgttccggcttatttctgcaagccaatcctttgttttgttttatttgtggtattcgagttgcttcgaagtcaaatgttgaatccatacctttcaagcggtgttctcatatttctatgggagtacaaaTCCTTTTGATCACTGAGGTtatcatgtcaactcttttccaaccggcgtgcttctcttcaagtggatccgatcatttgaacattcgcaagatcatctctcagtttcccaacgttgttcgtttcatccgtccccaagttgcctttgttttcccgccctcccacccttttcttcaaggactcatttattttaatcaagtatccatttattcatgtgaagtctcttcactcttttcaatcaatgtttggatccggtgatccctcgtgaagatgctcacgagcttcaagttcatcattcttcattctcgtattcttctccggtggtgttaatttcaagctttcagtgttgatcatattcttttcctcgtgtcacATGCTTTTTCATaccagtgcacctcttaatctttcacttctcgctattcatttgttctggagtgctgaagatatctcggaagacttgtgtttccgttctcaatccgttcaagatatttcgaggttgttatatcattcaagtcatttaattcaaccggtgcaatccctccTTTAAATCAattatttcaatggtgtttcttttaagtgggccctaacccacaggttttttcccaggatcttacctgactcttctaatttttccggagccattcccaaattcatttccaagtttgacgtaagaatgaattatcatcagtcatatgtctttctccaagatctttcaaattcttttcatcgttggttcaacctttccaattttcattccggagtgcctcaacaattttcaTGGTGGttttcatcatcattctcaacatttgaagaccgaagaagagtttctcttaaatcttggccattctcttgaagattcatggttctagcttgatgccatcctctcataattgttttcgattgtgagaattcgcttcaccatccggagtaattcaggattcttttcagtttcattctccGGAGCCAATCATCTCAAAATTATTAATTCTCAGCGTTCAGCTCTCATTCTCGAATTCttccggtgaatcgttcaaatatcctctaatcagttcataatttctttgttctcatgtatctaaatcccctcaagtatcttcattcgttttccaattcttcccggtgtttctttatcttttcttcgttcatt is a window of Triticum dicoccoides isolate Atlit2015 ecotype Zavitan chromosome 2B, WEW_v2.0, whole genome shotgun sequence DNA encoding:
- the LOC119365104 gene encoding serine/threonine-protein kinase D6PKL1-like → MEIVDKIAEPEDPLVVTARKVQSLEPPLPIPIKASWKGKTSQQQDEKDLPDDGEESFQSVDSSDEGGRSSFSGASHPLEPIDMDLMKTVYVAIDEEKPEPPVCLVRGLSGKGPFIDDLSLCVTGLKPNAVVCAGSGEGLAEERKVSGAAVALLATARSSQATETVSLPPDSEEKDCVWDASLPPSGNVSPHSSIDSMGVVTAMSIASNRSNTYKSEAIAGGTMLTVERNFGSVKSSVRGDSLESAKTSMSRASDSSGVSDDSSWSHITGGTSKPHKGNDPRGKAIHAVRIRDGVLGMSHFRLLKRLGCGDIGSVYLSELSGTRCYFAMKVMDKASLASRKKLNRAQTEREILQLLDHPFLPTLYTHFETDRFSCLVMEFCPGGDLHTLRQKQPGKYFSEYAARFYAAEVLLAIEYLHMLGVVYRDLKPENVLVRDDGHIMLSDFDLSLRCAVSPTLIRTSAFDSDPRRAGGSFCVQPTCMEPTSACIQPACFMPKLFGQKSKKKTRKTRSELGQSAINLPELLAEPTSARSMSFVGTHEYLAPEIIKGEGHGSAVDWWTFGIFLHELLYGKTPFKGSGNRATLFNVVGQQLKFPESPSTSYAGRDLIRGLLAKEPQQRLGVKRGATEIKQHPFFEGVNWALIRCSTPPEVPRPVEAELPMKYGVSEAVASTNKRVVGADAKSGGKYLDFEFF